The proteins below are encoded in one region of Accipiter gentilis chromosome 12, bAccGen1.1, whole genome shotgun sequence:
- the GIMD1 gene encoding GTPase IMAP family member GIMD1: protein MANSNEMTINLVVLGRTQTGKSAAGNSLLGSSDFESHCSPSSVTTCCSLGRSCRILGIIRRNGCELALRVQVLDTPSYPHSSLSKEQVRDTVRSALAHHFREEGLHLALLVLRADLPLCPDESDHAIQFIQELLGPTWKDFTAVLLTHADKAEEAGFGEEAYLHSASSTLLSLLTSVQNKYIFLDNQKSIIKEERDIVLRKLLNFIRQNKYQALPLLKHSKELN from the exons ATGGCAAACAGCAATGAGATGACCATCAACCTTGTTGTCCTTGGAAGAACTCAGACTGGCAAAAGTGCTGCTGGGAACAGCCTGCTGGGCAGCTCGGACTTCGAGAGTCACTGCTCCCCTAGCTCTGTGACTACATGCTGCAGCCTTGGACGCAGCTGCCGCATTTTGGGTATTATACGAAGAAACGGCTGTGAGCTAGCTCTCCGTGTTCAAGTACTTGACACTCCAAGCTACCCTCACAGTAGTCTGAGCAAAGAACAAGTGAGAGACACTGTGAGATCAGCCCTGGCTCACCACTTTAGGGAGGAAGGCCTGCATCTAGCTCTCTTGGTCCTCAGGGCTGACTTGCCTCTGTGTCCGGATGAAAGTGATCATGCAATTCAGTTCATCcag GAACTTCTGGGTCCCACATGGAAGGATTTCACTGCAGTTCTACTTACTCATGCAGACAAGGCAGAAGAGGCTGGATTCGGCGAGGAAGCATACTTGCACAGTGCCTCAAGTACCCTCTTGTCACTTTTGACCTCAgtacagaataaatacattttcctagACAACCAGAAGAGCATAATTAAGGAGGAAAGAGATATTGTCTTAAGAAAGCTCTTGAACTTTATCAGACAAAATAAATATCAAGCGCTTCCTCTACTTAAACACAGCAAGGAATTAAATTAA